From the genome of Vibrio navarrensis, one region includes:
- a CDS encoding EAL domain-containing protein has protein sequence MAEELMQGERITCRNCADKNQLGFDFSMAFQPIINCHTQSVFGYEALVRGLNNEPAFSIISRITDENRYLFDQLCRVKAISLAAKLGIQSMLSINFLPNAVYQPERCIRTTLEAAKKYDFPTENIMFEFTEVEKIEDSQHVERIVSYYQSLGFKTAVDDFGSGYSGLSLLADFQTNIVKLDMGLIRDIDRDTTRQSIVTHCLSMFRDLNITPLAEGIESEGEYRWLKEAGVALMQGYFFAKPGFESLPSVNFID, from the coding sequence ATGGCAGAAGAATTGATGCAAGGTGAGCGAATAACCTGCCGAAATTGTGCTGATAAAAATCAGCTGGGTTTCGATTTTTCGATGGCGTTTCAACCCATTATTAACTGCCACACGCAAAGCGTCTTTGGTTATGAAGCTTTGGTTAGAGGGCTGAATAACGAACCTGCTTTTTCTATCATTTCTCGTATTACCGACGAAAATCGTTATCTGTTTGATCAGTTGTGCCGCGTCAAAGCCATTTCGTTGGCGGCGAAGCTAGGCATCCAGTCTATGCTGAGCATCAACTTTCTTCCCAATGCGGTTTACCAACCTGAGCGCTGCATTCGCACCACGCTGGAAGCGGCGAAAAAGTATGATTTCCCGACTGAAAACATCATGTTTGAGTTTACCGAAGTGGAGAAAATCGAAGACAGCCAGCACGTTGAACGCATCGTCTCCTATTACCAATCGTTGGGCTTTAAAACCGCGGTCGACGATTTTGGCTCGGGTTATTCTGGTTTGAGTCTGCTGGCGGATTTTCAAACCAACATTGTCAAACTGGACATGGGTTTGATTCGTGATATTGACCGCGATACAACGCGCCAATCCATTGTCACGCACTGTTTGTCGATGTTTCGCGATCTCAATATTACCCCGCTCGCGGAAGGAATAGAGAGCGAGGGCGAATACCGTTGGCTAAAAGAGGCAGGGGTGGCGTTGATGCAAGGTTATTTTTTTGCCAAGCCCGGCTTTGAGAGTTTACCGAGCGTGAATTTTATTGACTAA
- a CDS encoding glycoside hydrolase family 32 protein, giving the protein MSLEKLIELAGGLDNIQRILAPKGQVTVAVIDAKRVTQPDAVCAESVLGEWQLSMARDASISDEDLAKVGLAIAARQRQQASQYLQPTACPYRPQWHISPPQGLLNDPNGFVYHQGEYHLFYQWYPFACEHKDKYWVHLKSADLVHWAWQSIALTPSDWFDSHGVFSGHAVSDGDDLWLFYTGNTRLGHDRDRQTMQCAAHLSANGAFEKMGPVIRTLPPGVTEHIRDPKVVFKQGRWHMLLGAQTQDLQGRLAVYHSEDLHEWQFDKLYGDELAPYGYMWECPDWFEIDGEQFVVFGPQGITSDNPHHTIVHQNRIFRVEQDEQGGFHFLQGWELDAGFDFYAPQSLQTADGRRVMCGWMGLPDEIDHPSCDNGWIHQFTALRELRWQKGQIIQQPTAELDALRGETQPLALSAQPITLGSKSFELQVTLPWGSELHLMHDEQHRVVLALDAQQRVLRFDRSATEIRQGDTIRELALTSDKVKLHILADNSSLEIFINDGEKVMTGRIFTPPNATQISLYHTEAQANFTPLNTMSWSFAPR; this is encoded by the coding sequence ATGTCACTAGAAAAGCTTATCGAACTCGCCGGCGGGCTCGATAATATCCAACGAATTTTGGCGCCGAAGGGGCAAGTGACGGTTGCCGTGATCGACGCAAAGCGCGTTACACAGCCCGACGCTGTCTGCGCCGAGTCTGTACTCGGAGAATGGCAACTGTCGATGGCGCGCGATGCCAGCATCAGCGATGAGGATCTTGCAAAGGTGGGTTTGGCTATCGCTGCTCGCCAGCGCCAACAAGCCTCGCAGTATCTGCAACCCACCGCTTGCCCGTATCGCCCACAATGGCACATTTCACCGCCGCAAGGCTTACTCAACGATCCGAATGGCTTTGTCTACCATCAAGGCGAATATCACCTTTTCTATCAATGGTACCCTTTTGCCTGCGAGCACAAAGACAAATACTGGGTACACCTGAAAAGCGCGGATCTCGTCCACTGGGCTTGGCAGTCCATCGCCCTTACCCCTTCAGATTGGTTCGATAGTCACGGGGTATTTTCTGGTCATGCCGTCAGTGATGGCGACGATTTGTGGCTGTTCTACACTGGCAACACACGCCTTGGCCATGATCGTGACAGACAAACCATGCAGTGTGCGGCCCACCTTAGTGCAAATGGCGCTTTTGAAAAAATGGGGCCAGTGATCCGCACGTTGCCGCCGGGTGTCACCGAGCATATTCGCGACCCCAAAGTGGTGTTCAAACAAGGGCGTTGGCACATGTTGCTTGGCGCGCAGACGCAAGATTTGCAAGGCAGGCTAGCGGTATACCACAGTGAGGATCTGCATGAGTGGCAGTTCGATAAGCTCTACGGCGATGAACTCGCGCCATATGGCTATATGTGGGAATGTCCGGATTGGTTTGAGATCGATGGTGAGCAGTTTGTCGTGTTCGGCCCCCAAGGCATCACCTCTGATAACCCACACCACACCATAGTGCACCAAAACCGCATCTTTCGCGTTGAGCAGGATGAGCAAGGCGGATTCCATTTTCTGCAGGGTTGGGAACTGGATGCTGGCTTTGATTTTTATGCCCCGCAAAGCCTACAAACCGCCGATGGTCGCCGCGTAATGTGCGGCTGGATGGGGCTGCCCGACGAAATTGATCACCCAAGTTGTGATAACGGCTGGATCCACCAATTCACCGCGTTGCGTGAACTTCGTTGGCAAAAAGGTCAAATTATCCAGCAACCAACGGCCGAACTGGACGCTCTGCGCGGCGAAACGCAACCACTGGCATTAAGCGCACAGCCAATCACGCTTGGCAGCAAAAGTTTTGAGCTGCAAGTGACTCTGCCTTGGGGCAGCGAACTGCACTTAATGCACGATGAGCAGCATCGCGTGGTGCTAGCTTTAGATGCACAACAGCGAGTGCTGCGTTTTGATCGCAGCGCCACCGAGATTCGCCAAGGTGATACCATTCGCGAACTCGCGCTCACGTCCGACAAAGTGAAACTGCACATTCTGGCCGATAACTCTTCGCTGGAAATCTTCATCAATGACGGAGAAAAAGTGATGACAGGGCGCATCTTTACTCCGCCAAACGCAACACAAATCTCGCTCTACCATACCGAGGCGCAGGCGAATTTTACCCCGCTAAATACTATGTCATGGTCATTTGCACCACGCTAA